Below is a window of Terriglobia bacterium DNA.
CCCGGCGGCACCTGCCTCTTGCCCTTGTGCTCCTCGCCGCCACGGCAGCTCGGATCGGGTACGTCCTGGCCCAGCCCGCCACCGACCCCGACTTCTCGCGTCCGATGCTGGACGGCGCTTACTTCTTCGACTGGGCACGCTCCCTGGCCTCGGGGCACGGAGGACCGGGCGGGGCGTTCTACCTCGCGCCGCTCTACCCGTACCTCCTGGCCGGCTTCGTCCGGCTGTTCGGAGAGAGCTTCGCGCTCCTCTATATCGCGCAGCACCTCTTCGTGGTCGCTTCGGCCGCCCTACTCGCGGGGGTCGCGCGCCGCGCCTCGTCCGAGCGGGCCGGCCTCTTCGCGGCGGCGATTCTCGTCCTCTATCACCCCTCGCTCTTCTTCGCATCGCGGCCGCTGGGCGAGGCCGTGGCGCTTCTCGTCCTCGCGCTCTCGCTCCGGCTCGCGGTCGGGGATCGCCGCCGTGACGCACTCCTCTCGGGGCTCGCGGGGGGGCTGGCTTCCGCGGCGCGGCCCAACCTCCTGCTGGTTCCCGCCGCCTGGATCGCGACCGGCGTCCTCGCGCGGCGCAGGGTGAGGGCCGCGATCCTCGCCGCCGGCGTGGCGCTCGCCGTGCTCCCTGTCGCGATTCACAATCTCAAGGCGTCGGGCCACCTCGTCCTGCTGTCGTCGAACTCGGGCATCACCCTCTATCACGGGAACGGCCCCGGGGCGAACGGGATCTTCTCCCGGCCGCCGGGCTTCTCGGGAGCGGTCGCGACGCAGCGGGAGGACGCGACCGCCGTCGCGCGAGAGAGGACCGGTTCGCCGCTCGACGACGTCGAGGCGGACGGTTACTGGAGGCGCGAGGCGGTGCGCGCGCGCCTCGCCGATCCCGTGGGGACCTTGGGGCTCGCGGGCCGACGCCTGCTGCTGCTCGTGGACAATGCCGAGCACGGCCTGGACTACGCACCGGCGCTCGACGAGAACCCGTGGCGCTGGGCCGCGCCGCTGCCGTTCGCGGTCCTCCTCGCGCTCGCAGGAGCCGGGCTCGCCCTCTCGGGCGTCCGAGGGTCCGGAGGCGCGACCACGTGGGGAGCGATCCTGGCGTGCGCCGCGACGCCTTGGATCTTCTACGCCTCGAGCCGCTACCGCCTGCCCATGGCCGCCCTGCTCTCGGTCCCGGCGGGATGCGGCGTCTCCGCGCTCGCGTCGGGGTGGGGAGGGATCCCCCGCCGCAGGCTCCTCGCGTCGCTCGGCGTGGCCACCGCCCTCGCCCTCGGCTCGTTCCTCGTGCCTTCGTCGGACCTCGGACGGATCGAGATTGCGGGCGCCCTGGCCAACCGCTCCGTGGGATTCAAGCTCTCGGGCGCCCTCGGCAAGGCGGAGAAGGACGCGCGCCGTGCGATCGCGATCGATCCGTCCGCGCCTCTCGCGCGATTCAACCTCGGCGTCGTGCTCGAGGCCGGGGGACGGCGGGCGGAAGCCGAGAAGATGTATCGCGACGCGCTGTCGGTTGACCCCGGAAACGCCGACGCGGCGGGCAATCTCTCGCGGATCCTCATCGATCGGCACGCCGAGCGCGAGGCGGTGCCGATCCTCGAGCGGGCCCTCGCGCGGGAGGGCCGGCACGCCGTCTGCTGGACGAACCTCGTGGTCGCGGAGGCGTCGATCGGCGACGTCCCGTCGGCAAGGCGCTCCGCCGAGGCGGCGACGAAGGCCGGCGTGCGCCTCGACCCCGGCATGCTCAGGGCGCTGGGGTTCGCTCCCGAGAGGAGCCCATGATGCGGGGCCGCGCGTGGGGCGCCGCCGCGCTCCTCGCCGCAGCCCACCTCGCCCTGGTGCTCCACGGCGCGTCGCGGCACAGCGCGGTGTTCGACGAGATCGTCTACGCTCCCGCGGGTTTCTCGTACCTCTCGACCGGCGACTTCCGCCTGAACCCGGAGCATCCGCCCTTCCTCAAGCTCCTGCTCGGAGCATCCTGGACGGGGGCGGGGTTCGATGCCCCGGCAACGCCCGGCTGGCGGGAGAGGGACCAGTGGCAGGTGGGTCAGCGGGCGTTCTACGGACCGGGGCGGCCCCATGACGCCCTTCTCATGCGCGCGCGCGCCGTGATCGCGTTGCTGTCGGTCGGGCTCGCCCTCGCGGTGTTCGCCGTCGCGCGAGCGATCGCGGGAGACGCCGCCGGCCTCGCGGCCCTGGCGCTGTACGCGCTCGATCCGCTGGTCGTGGCGCACGCGGGGTTCGCCACCCTGGACCTCGGGGGCGCCGCGCTCTTCTTCGTCGCGGCGGTCGCGCTTCCGGGTGCTCTGCTCCGCGGCGGCGCTCTGCGAGTCGCCGTCACGGGGCTCGCGTCGGGTGCCGCGCTGGCG
It encodes the following:
- a CDS encoding glycosyltransferase family 39 protein gives rise to the protein MQSARRHLPLALVLLAATAARIGYVLAQPATDPDFSRPMLDGAYFFDWARSLASGHGGPGGAFYLAPLYPYLLAGFVRLFGESFALLYIAQHLFVVASAALLAGVARRASSERAGLFAAAILVLYHPSLFFASRPLGEAVALLVLALSLRLAVGDRRRDALLSGLAGGLASAARPNLLLVPAAWIATGVLARRRVRAAILAAGVALAVLPVAIHNLKASGHLVLLSSNSGITLYHGNGPGANGIFSRPPGFSGAVATQREDATAVARERTGSPLDDVEADGYWRREAVRARLADPVGTLGLAGRRLLLLVDNAEHGLDYAPALDENPWRWAAPLPFAVLLALAGAGLALSGVRGSGGATTWGAILACAATPWIFYASSRYRLPMAALLSVPAGCGVSALASGWGGIPRRRLLASLGVATALALGSFLVPSSDLGRIEIAGALANRSVGFKLSGALGKAEKDARRAIAIDPSAPLARFNLGVVLEAGGRRAEAEKMYRDALSVDPGNADAAGNLSRILIDRHAEREAVPILERALAREGRHAVCWTNLVVAEASIGDVPSARRSAEAATKAGVRLDPGMLRALGFAPERSP